A genomic window from bacterium includes:
- a CDS encoding M48 family metalloprotease — MKHLTTLSLVIMLLLVACVTTGPGGKKSLILMSTDQEVQIGLGMSQEIAKSEKRLADDTWQRYLNEVGQKIVKVSDRKDIEYHFTVIESDEMNAFATPGGYVYFYTGLLKSMANEGEMAAVMAHEISHVVARHGVKRVQTAMGAAVALELITGDSNSELMGAAINVGMGLLMAGYSRDAEREADKYGIIYMKAAGYDPNAAVTMFEKLAAAGDGGSSGVFESMTRSHPETQERIANARAEITQIGAGSGLTVNEKKYKEMKARLPK; from the coding sequence ATGAAGCACCTGACTACTCTCAGCCTCGTCATAATGCTTCTCCTGGTCGCCTGCGTAACAACTGGCCCCGGAGGCAAAAAATCACTGATTCTCATGTCCACCGATCAGGAAGTACAGATCGGACTCGGCATGTCCCAGGAGATAGCCAAGTCGGAGAAACGCCTCGCCGATGATACCTGGCAACGCTACCTCAATGAGGTGGGCCAGAAGATCGTCAAAGTCAGCGACCGGAAAGACATCGAGTATCATTTCACAGTCATCGAATCCGACGAAATGAATGCCTTCGCCACGCCCGGCGGATATGTCTACTTCTATACCGGTCTGCTGAAATCAATGGCGAACGAAGGGGAGATGGCGGCAGTGATGGCCCACGAGATTTCCCACGTTGTCGCACGGCATGGCGTCAAGCGCGTACAGACGGCAATGGGCGCCGCGGTGGCGCTCGAACTGATTACCGGAGACAGCAACAGCGAACTAATGGGAGCCGCGATCAATGTCGGTATGGGATTGCTGATGGCCGGTTACTCGCGCGATGCCGAACGCGAAGCCGACAAGTATGGCATCATCTATATGAAAGCCGCCGGCTATGATCCGAATGCCGCTGTCACCATGTTTGAAAAACTGGCCGCCGCCGGTGATGGCGGTTCCTCCGGTGTTTTCGAATCAATGACTCGCTCTCATCCTGAGACCCAGGAACGGATCGCCAACGCCCGCGCAGAGATCACTCAGATCGGCGCTGGTTCCGGTTTGACCGTGAATGAGAAAAAGTACAAAGAGATGAAGGCGCGCCTTCCCAAGTGA
- a CDS encoding glycoside hydrolase, which translates to MPTIRKDQPLKVAILWHMHQPNYREPNSNRLSMPWVRLHALKDYLDMPLLAGSFEQVKVTFNLVPSLIDQIQMYLAGATDRHLELSRMHAEDLPPQLKIELLETFFSANPAMMIKPFPRYWELYNKAKQGDGNKGVIASVFSSAEIRDLQVWSNLAWVDPMFRTDPLIKSLLAKGKQFTEEEKNNFLAWQITLMGRILPTYRQLLEEGKIDISFTPYYHPILPLLCDTDVAVESMPGIKLPEKRFQHPEDAETQIRLSAELYEKLFDRKMVGMWPSEGSVSEDALRLMMKHGISWTATDEEVLYHSVLKSHQDRAHSPIHAVHEFGPGLKMFFRDHGLSDRIGFVYSSWSPEKAVQDFISHLHQIRKINQPRLAETVVPVILDGENAWEYFPDDAYEFLSQFYRALQDDPYIETVTMTEAARTIPPKPLRSIFAGSWINHNFRIWIGHDEDNRAWDLLTQTRDTLVKFEQAHPAYDPARIAAAWQQIYIAEGSDWCWWYGDDHRSEFREQFDRTYRRHLAAVFEYLQLEVPRALMQPIIRGIATSPLLLPENIITPEIDGRVTDFYEWAGAGLYDCLKAGGSMHQTARYISSLHFGFDRHRVYIRLDFHNRMGIDLLEQPRFVLELQTPERLTLELTRQNGEFRANKPGSFIYALDDVLEVAIYRSLIWPQGAGTLGLVVYLYQGDERIEAPTGDEPLRIEIPEKAKELFWPI; encoded by the coding sequence ATGCCGACCATACGGAAAGACCAGCCTCTCAAGGTCGCCATCCTATGGCACATGCATCAGCCCAATTACCGCGAACCCAATTCCAATCGGCTCTCGATGCCGTGGGTTCGCCTTCATGCGCTCAAAGACTATCTTGATATGCCTCTCCTGGCCGGCTCTTTTGAGCAGGTCAAGGTGACCTTCAATCTCGTTCCTTCGCTCATCGACCAGATTCAGATGTATCTCGCCGGGGCGACCGATCGCCATCTGGAACTCTCCCGCATGCACGCGGAAGACCTCCCGCCGCAGCTCAAAATCGAGTTGCTCGAGACCTTCTTCAGCGCCAATCCGGCTATGATGATCAAGCCGTTCCCGCGCTATTGGGAGCTGTACAACAAGGCGAAACAAGGGGATGGCAACAAAGGAGTGATCGCCTCCGTTTTTTCATCCGCCGAGATTCGCGATCTGCAGGTCTGGTCCAATCTCGCCTGGGTCGATCCAATGTTCCGCACCGACCCGCTCATCAAATCGCTCCTCGCGAAAGGGAAGCAGTTCACCGAGGAAGAGAAGAATAATTTCCTGGCCTGGCAGATCACGCTAATGGGGCGCATCCTGCCGACCTATCGGCAGTTGCTAGAAGAAGGAAAGATCGACATTTCCTTCACTCCCTATTATCATCCGATCCTCCCGCTCTTGTGCGACACCGATGTTGCTGTTGAGTCGATGCCCGGCATCAAGCTCCCGGAGAAGCGATTCCAGCATCCCGAAGACGCTGAGACTCAGATCAGACTTTCCGCCGAATTGTATGAGAAATTATTCGACCGCAAAATGGTCGGCATGTGGCCATCCGAGGGTTCCGTCTCCGAGGACGCATTGCGTCTGATGATGAAGCACGGTATCAGTTGGACTGCTACCGACGAAGAAGTGCTCTACCATTCGGTGTTGAAGTCGCACCAGGATCGTGCGCACAGCCCAATTCATGCAGTGCACGAATTTGGCCCCGGCCTCAAAATGTTCTTCCGTGACCACGGCCTTTCTGATCGGATCGGCTTCGTTTATTCGAGCTGGTCACCCGAGAAAGCGGTGCAGGACTTCATCTCACACCTCCATCAGATCCGCAAGATCAATCAACCGCGATTGGCCGAAACAGTGGTGCCGGTGATTCTTGATGGTGAAAACGCCTGGGAATATTTCCCGGATGATGCGTATGAATTCCTGAGTCAGTTCTATCGGGCACTGCAGGATGATCCTTATATCGAAACGGTCACTATGACCGAAGCGGCCCGCACGATCCCACCCAAGCCGCTCCGTTCGATCTTTGCCGGCTCGTGGATCAATCACAATTTCCGCATTTGGATCGGTCATGACGAAGACAACCGGGCGTGGGATCTGCTCACCCAGACCCGCGATACGCTGGTGAAGTTTGAGCAAGCGCATCCGGCCTATGATCCAGCACGCATCGCCGCCGCCTGGCAGCAGATCTATATTGCCGAGGGATCCGACTGGTGCTGGTGGTACGGCGATGATCACCGCTCGGAATTCCGCGAACAGTTCGACCGCACCTATCGCCGTCATCTTGCGGCTGTTTTTGAATACCTCCAGCTCGAAGTTCCACGCGCCCTCATGCAGCCGATCATCCGCGGCATCGCTACATCGCCGCTGTTGCTCCCGGAGAATATCATCACGCCGGAGATCGACGGTCGGGTGACTGATTTTTACGAGTGGGCCGGCGCCGGACTCTATGATTGTCTTAAAGCTGGTGGCTCGATGCACCAGACTGCCCGCTATATCAGTTCGCTGCATTTCGGCTTCGATCGTCATCGCGTCTATATTCGCCTTGACTTCCACAATCGAATGGGCATAGACTTACTGGAGCAACCACGCTTCGTACTTGAGCTGCAGACACCGGAACGTTTGACCCTGGAATTAACACGCCAGAATGGCGAATTCCGCGCCAACAAGCCCGGCAGCTTTATCTACGCGCTGGATGATGTGTTGGAAGTGGCCATCTATCGATCGCTGATCTGGCCCCAGGGTGCCGGCACCCTCGGGTTGGTCGTCTACCTCTACCAGGGTGATGAACGGATCGAAGCGCCGACCGGTGATGAACCACTGCGTATTGAGATCCCGGAAAAGGCCAAAGAACTTTTCTGGCCGATCTAG
- a CDS encoding tetratricopeptide repeat protein, translated as MHGKVKLTKREIKEDKFATFMLTAKDQLTENWQYAAIGVAAVVLIVAASVYYFSSRTTANLEVAEKLATAQMDFRSGNTQVAIMSLTQIADEAGGATARQAMYLLGKVNFDTKNYPEAIRYWEQFLTKYSDDPFMKSAALGGIATCYENQGQFDQAAVKYAEAVDADKTGPSAAEYLFGAMRCNLQNGDKAKAQANLDQIRSDWPGTSLETRALRYHAEKDPTASGS; from the coding sequence ATGCACGGCAAAGTCAAACTGACTAAACGAGAGATCAAAGAAGATAAATTCGCCACCTTCATGCTGACCGCCAAGGATCAGCTTACGGAGAACTGGCAATATGCCGCCATCGGCGTCGCCGCCGTGGTCCTGATCGTTGCGGCTTCTGTTTACTACTTCTCAAGCCGAACGACGGCGAATCTGGAAGTCGCCGAAAAACTGGCGACCGCCCAGATGGATTTCCGCAGCGGTAATACGCAGGTGGCCATCATGTCGCTGACGCAGATCGCCGATGAAGCCGGCGGCGCTACCGCCCGCCAGGCGATGTACCTCCTCGGCAAAGTCAATTTTGACACCAAAAACTACCCCGAAGCGATCCGCTATTGGGAGCAGTTCCTCACCAAATACAGCGATGACCCGTTCATGAAATCTGCCGCGCTTGGCGGTATTGCGACCTGCTACGAAAACCAGGGGCAGTTCGATCAGGCAGCGGTCAAGTATGCTGAAGCAGTGGACGCCGACAAAACCGGGCCATCCGCGGCCGAATACCTTTTTGGCGCCATGCGCTGCAACCTGCAGAACGGCGACAAGGCCAAAGCTCAGGCTAACCTTGATCAGATCAGGAGCGACTGGCCGGGAACTTCTCTCGAAACGCGGGCGCTCCGCTATCACGCAGAAAAGGATCCAACCGCCAGCGGGTCATAA
- a CDS encoding outer membrane protein transport protein encodes MKRLWLYSCLLLVAMTGLASAQITFDFTGAGARAEGMGRAYFGIADDASSITWNPAGLVSHDKPILGFSYVTAKPHGTFQEAGANGTEFKVNESFGNFAYLAFVSPVRIRGHQFVLAASYSQTSEDFLYGYFEQRDTNRAHDVLPTETYKYQALGSTEYHANPYVINFGFGTPVSEKIDIGVSLNVYTGKSVLRNRIDQASYEYEAIDRLLQEVDRDSSQAILDSTSFSGVNFTLAGKYKKDKLSIGAVVRTGFSLKTMADRKLSDSIWYNGQLKSGNTLYLDDQLTKYNIPWIFGVGFGYQMSENWLLALDAEYRGYASTKAKVRTSIKIGSGGNNEEIFTEIDPMFYDCFVVRTGTEYLLKLNSSIFPIVPLRAGVAYVPLPTPQLMVDSSTEKMTMYQLTAGTGVRWSQIWLDLSYVYTTYDQKTETVYNGLLEKGTVYNRAHRLNLTFTGYF; translated from the coding sequence ATGAAACGGTTGTGGCTGTACTCGTGTCTGCTGTTGGTTGCAATGACCGGTCTGGCATCGGCGCAAATCACGTTCGATTTCACCGGAGCCGGCGCACGAGCCGAAGGAATGGGCAGAGCCTATTTTGGGATTGCTGATGATGCGTCCTCGATTACCTGGAACCCGGCCGGTCTGGTCTCGCACGACAAGCCAATTCTCGGCTTCTCGTATGTGACCGCCAAACCGCATGGCACATTCCAGGAGGCTGGCGCTAACGGCACTGAATTCAAGGTGAACGAAAGCTTCGGCAACTTCGCCTACTTGGCCTTTGTCTCGCCAGTCCGCATTCGCGGGCACCAGTTCGTGCTGGCCGCGTCCTACTCTCAGACTTCAGAAGATTTCCTCTATGGTTACTTTGAGCAGAGAGACACCAATCGGGCGCATGATGTGTTGCCTACCGAGACATACAAATATCAGGCGCTCGGTTCCACCGAGTATCACGCCAATCCGTATGTGATCAATTTCGGATTTGGTACTCCGGTCAGCGAAAAGATCGATATCGGCGTTTCGCTCAATGTCTACACCGGAAAATCGGTTCTGCGTAACCGGATCGATCAGGCGAGCTACGAGTACGAAGCGATCGATCGCCTCCTCCAGGAAGTGGATCGTGACTCCTCCCAGGCAATTCTCGATTCCACCTCTTTCTCCGGCGTCAATTTCACTTTGGCCGGAAAATACAAGAAAGACAAACTTTCTATCGGCGCTGTCGTTCGTACCGGATTCTCCCTGAAAACGATGGCCGACCGCAAACTTTCCGACTCCATCTGGTACAATGGCCAGCTCAAGTCTGGTAACACCCTGTACCTCGATGATCAGTTGACCAAGTACAATATCCCGTGGATCTTCGGCGTTGGCTTCGGTTACCAGATGTCCGAAAACTGGCTGCTTGCTCTCGATGCTGAGTATCGTGGCTATGCCAGTACCAAAGCCAAAGTCCGCACCTCGATCAAGATCGGCTCTGGCGGAAACAATGAAGAGATCTTCACCGAGATCGATCCCATGTTCTACGACTGCTTTGTAGTCCGGACAGGCACGGAATATCTCTTGAAGCTCAATAGCTCGATCTTCCCGATCGTCCCGCTCCGCGCTGGTGTGGCGTATGTGCCGCTCCCCACCCCGCAGCTGATGGTGGACAGCTCCACGGAAAAAATGACCATGTATCAGTTGACGGCCGGTACCGGCGTTCGCTGGAGTCAGATCTGGCTCGACCTGTCGTATGTTTACACTACCTACGATCAGAAAACTGAGACCGTGTACAATGGGCTCCTGGAAAAGGGAACGGTCTACAATCGCGCCCACCGTCTGAATTTGACCTTTACCGGCTATTTTTAG
- a CDS encoding adenine phosphoribosyltransferase — translation MEQIKKYIREVPDFPKPGINFYDITTLFQDPAGFDLALDGMEKYIRSRTPNKLVAIEARGFVFGAALADRLKLPLIPCRKPGKLPYTTITEEYDLEYGTDKIQIHSDTITAGDRVVIIDDLVATGGTLLAACKLVERLGGEVVGISSVIGLTFLPYRGKLANYDLNYLISYDSE, via the coding sequence ATGGAACAGATCAAAAAGTATATTCGCGAAGTACCTGATTTCCCCAAACCGGGGATCAATTTCTACGACATCACCACGCTCTTTCAGGACCCGGCAGGGTTTGATCTTGCGCTTGATGGTATGGAGAAATACATCCGTTCACGCACGCCCAACAAACTGGTTGCCATTGAAGCACGCGGTTTTGTTTTCGGAGCGGCTCTGGCGGACCGACTGAAACTCCCGCTGATCCCCTGTCGCAAACCTGGGAAACTCCCTTACACCACGATCACCGAAGAGTACGATCTGGAATACGGGACAGATAAGATTCAGATTCATTCTGATACAATTACAGCCGGAGATAGAGTCGTCATCATAGATGACTTGGTTGCAACCGGTGGTACACTGCTCGCCGCCTGCAAATTGGTCGAGCGACTCGGGGGAGAGGTGGTCGGGATCTCGTCCGTGATCGGCCTCACGTTTCTCCCATACCGAGGGAAATTGGCCAACTACGATCTTAACTACCTGATCTCTTACGACTCGGAATAG
- a CDS encoding acylphosphatase: MNGAELRVTGRVQGVGYRYFCQTRASVLGLTGTVGNQDDGSVLLTVEGDRTLIEQFIEQLRHGPSHAEVDSISVSWKPFTGKFQSFYITH, translated from the coding sequence ATGAATGGCGCGGAACTGAGAGTCACAGGGAGAGTCCAGGGCGTAGGATACAGATATTTCTGCCAGACCCGCGCCTCTGTACTTGGCCTGACCGGCACGGTGGGGAATCAGGACGATGGTTCGGTTCTGCTGACTGTCGAGGGAGATCGTACGTTAATAGAGCAGTTCATCGAGCAATTGCGCCACGGACCTTCGCATGCCGAAGTTGACTCGATCAGTGTCTCCTGGAAACCGTTTACCGGGAAATTTCAATCCTTTTACATCACTCATTAA
- a CDS encoding TIGR00725 family protein yields the protein MRRKLTIAVVGQNECTAETAEIAALIGKTIAQNKGVVICGGLGGVMEAAARGAKEAGGVTVGILPSMNKSDANQFIDLVIPTGLGDARNILVARAADAVIALPGKYGTLSEIAYALMAGIPVVSVSSWVLGADVHQVENPLEAVELAMELAAKRFA from the coding sequence ATGCGTAGAAAACTGACTATCGCTGTCGTTGGCCAAAACGAATGCACTGCCGAAACCGCCGAGATCGCAGCCCTCATCGGCAAGACGATCGCCCAAAACAAAGGTGTGGTCATCTGTGGTGGGTTGGGTGGCGTGATGGAAGCCGCCGCGCGAGGTGCCAAAGAAGCCGGTGGCGTGACTGTCGGTATCCTCCCATCCATGAATAAATCTGATGCCAACCAGTTCATTGATCTCGTCATTCCAACCGGCCTGGGTGATGCCCGCAATATTCTGGTCGCGCGTGCCGCCGATGCTGTCATTGCCTTGCCCGGAAAGTACGGTACTCTCTCCGAGATCGCTTATGCCCTGATGGCCGGTATCCCCGTCGTTTCTGTCTCCTCCTGGGTGTTGGGTGCAGATGTACATCAGGTGGAAAATCCGCTCGAAGCAGTTGAGTTGGCGATGGAGCTTGCCGCCAAACGGTTCGCATGA
- the surE gene encoding 5'/3'-nucleotidase SurE, with translation MPEKKRILLTNDDGYASAGIRALYAVLSRQYDVFLVAPDREQSASSHSLTLNHPLRVQRLDARRYHTDGTPTDCVMLAIHLLFKKSRPDMIVSGINHGGNMGDDITYSGTAAAAIEGAILRIPSIAVSMFGWEPGTPMVRAANFVARFLKEYEKLKIDPSTFLNINFPRDNGKPYRSYEFTRQGFRTYRDIVVHKTDPRGKPYYWIGGKPQWKMIPGSDFEAIHRGVVSVTPMKLDFTDLPTLGRLSAANKRPSPKRSE, from the coding sequence ATGCCGGAAAAAAAACGAATTCTTCTGACCAATGATGATGGGTATGCTTCCGCCGGAATCCGCGCACTCTATGCGGTCCTCTCGCGGCAATACGATGTTTTCCTGGTTGCTCCCGATCGTGAGCAGTCAGCCAGCTCGCATTCACTGACGCTCAACCATCCGCTTCGCGTGCAACGCCTCGATGCTCGCCGGTATCATACCGATGGCACCCCGACTGATTGCGTCATGCTGGCGATCCATCTTCTCTTCAAGAAATCTCGCCCGGATATGATCGTTTCCGGGATCAACCATGGTGGCAATATGGGGGATGATATCACATACTCCGGGACCGCCGCCGCCGCGATCGAAGGGGCGATTCTGCGCATTCCGTCAATTGCCGTCTCCATGTTCGGCTGGGAACCGGGGACTCCAATGGTTCGCGCGGCCAATTTTGTCGCCCGATTTCTTAAGGAGTACGAGAAACTGAAGATCGATCCGTCGACTTTCCTCAATATCAATTTCCCTCGGGATAACGGAAAACCGTACCGAAGCTACGAATTCACCCGCCAGGGCTTCCGGACCTACCGTGATATCGTGGTTCACAAAACCGATCCGCGCGGCAAGCCATACTACTGGATAGGGGGGAAGCCACAGTGGAAAATGATTCCTGGCTCCGATTTTGAGGCGATTCATCGTGGAGTGGTCTCCGTGACCCCAATGAAGCTTGATTTTACCGATCTGCCGACCCTCGGAAGGCTCTCTGCGGCAAACAAAAGGCCCTCTCCAAAGAGGTCTGAATAA
- a CDS encoding glycosyltransferase family 2 protein — translation MTSPQAEISTLVLVPAYNAAKYLPDLIRRCRQFVCDENLLVVNDGSTDNSLSILKETGVNYISFPQNKGKGAALKAGFDYAVKHRYRSVLTIDADLQHLPEEIPRFFALDNGQRLIMGTRSIDRSIMPFDRWLTNNLTSLIISVFSTQRVRDSQSGFRLIPVSVLCAMPLNTIKYDLESEMLFKAGALGCEIAEVPISTIYEGSHSFINPFKDTMRFIRQIWKRIWA, via the coding sequence ATGACCTCGCCACAAGCAGAAATCTCAACGCTCGTTCTTGTCCCGGCCTACAACGCGGCTAAATATCTCCCTGACCTGATCAGACGATGCCGCCAGTTTGTTTGCGATGAGAATCTCCTGGTTGTTAATGATGGTTCCACCGACAACTCCCTTTCAATCCTCAAGGAAACCGGAGTCAACTACATCTCTTTCCCACAGAATAAGGGGAAGGGTGCCGCCCTCAAAGCCGGCTTTGACTACGCCGTTAAACATCGGTACCGCTCAGTACTGACAATAGATGCCGACCTGCAGCATCTCCCGGAAGAGATCCCGCGATTTTTCGCGCTCGACAATGGTCAGCGTCTGATCATGGGGACACGGTCCATTGACCGTTCCATCATGCCGTTTGATCGATGGCTTACCAATAATCTTACCTCTCTGATTATCTCCGTATTCTCCACTCAACGAGTAAGGGATTCGCAATCTGGATTCCGCCTGATTCCAGTCTCGGTTCTCTGCGCGATGCCGCTAAATACTATCAAGTACGATTTGGAGTCCGAGATGCTATTCAAGGCCGGAGCGCTCGGTTGTGAGATCGCCGAAGTCCCGATCTCTACCATTTACGAAGGCTCACATTCGTTCATCAATCCCTTCAAAGACACCATGCGCTTCATACGCCAGATCTGGAAACGGATCTGGGCCTGA